In Nitrospira sp., a genomic segment contains:
- a CDS encoding sigma-70 family RNA polymerase sigma factor, which yields MHRDLILTSLRERILAFATSRVSRDQAEDLTQDVLVLLHEKYARVTELTELVPLAFQILRYRMLDAHRKSVRRGEYHQDAIEDLPLTNPGDDPVMQLDQQQRVARLLTAVAQLGDRCRELFRWKLEGHTFPEIQRIMGQTSINTIYTWDSRCRKQLLNVMGGTWE from the coding sequence CCTGCGCGAAAGGATTTTAGCCTTCGCGACATCACGGGTTTCACGGGACCAGGCCGAGGACCTCACACAAGACGTGCTAGTGCTGCTGCATGAAAAATATGCGCGCGTCACAGAGCTGACCGAACTGGTCCCCCTGGCGTTTCAGATACTCCGGTATCGAATGTTGGATGCTCACCGCAAATCCGTGCGACGGGGCGAGTATCATCAAGACGCGATCGAGGATCTGCCGCTGACCAACCCCGGAGATGATCCGGTCATGCAATTGGATCAACAGCAGCGCGTCGCGCGCCTGTTGACCGCCGTGGCACAACTCGGGGATCGCTGCCGGGAGCTGTTCAGGTGGAAGCTGGAGGGACACACGTTTCCAGAGATTCAGCGCATCATGGGCCAGACCTCGATCAATACGATCTATACCTGGGACTCGCGCTGCCGGAAACAGCTATTGAACGTGATGGGAGGAACGTGGGAATGA